From one Solanum lycopersicum chromosome 12, SLM_r2.1 genomic stretch:
- the LOC138340460 gene encoding uncharacterized protein, whose product MEAHHEDCTDQFNITYVYAKCKEHFRRTLWDRLIQWSDTDHPWCIIGDFNVIYSTQEKLGGREYNISKSLDFISIIEYCGLVDMGYNGQPFTWCNHRKDAARIWKRLDRGLANDKWLEKMPHTNITRLPSVGSDHCPLLMEMNDRKDEVIKYFKFLNCWTENDSFYQTVEKCWNRKVVGNHMWILHTKMRRLTTTLRNWSKKEYGDVFIKTKQFEEMVKSAEENILQDNNQENRERLPAVNAQYIRYMKLEYDILQQKTQIHWLKEGDTNSKYFHAIMRGRRKRMFINKIESEDGEWIQGDENIAREACDYYGKMFTGNNERINEAKLQCITKMITDDHNKELE is encoded by the coding sequence ATGGAAGCTCATCATGAGGATTGCACTGATCAATTTAATATTACCTATGTGTATGCTAAATGTAAAGAACATTTCAGGAGGACTTTATGGGATAGGTTAATACAATGGTCTGATACTGATCATCCTTGGTGCATTATTGGAGACTTTAATGTGATATATTCCACTCAAGAAAAACTTGGAGGCAGAGAGTATAATATTAGCAAAAGTCTTGATTTTATAAGCATTATTGAATATTGTGGACTTGTTGATATGGGGTATAATGGTCAGCCTTTCACTTGGTGTAACCATAGGAAGGATGCTGCTAGGATTTGGAAAAGGTTAGATAGGGGATTGGCTAATGATAAATGGTTAGAGAAGATGCCCCATACTAATATAACTCGCCTTCCTTCAGTGGGTTCTGATCAttgtccattattgatggaAATGAATGATAGAAAGGATGAagtcattaaatattttaagttccTAAACTGTTGGACTGAAAATGACTCTTTTTATCAAACTGTTGAAAAGTGTTGGAATAGAAAGGTGGTAGGAAATCACATGTGGATTTTACATACTAAGATGAGGAGATTAACTACTACTTTAAGGAATTGGTCCAAGAAAGAATATGGGGATGTTTTTATTAAAACTAAGCAATTTGAAGAGATGGTAAAGAGTGCTGAGGAAAACATTCTTCAAGACAACAATCAGGAAAACAGAGAAAGATTGCCGGCTGTCAATGCTCAATACATAAGATATATGAAATTAGAGTATGATATTCTTCAACAAAAAACTCAGATACACTGGTTGAAAGAAGGAGATACCAACTCAAAATACTTTCATGCTATTATGAGAGGTAGGAGGAAAAGAatgtttattaataaaattgagtCTGAGGATGGTGAGTGGATACAAGGGGATGAGAATATTGCTAGAGAAGCCTGTGATTATTATGGAAAAATGTTCACTGGTAACAATGAGAGAATCAATGAGGCAAAATTACAGTGTATCACTAAAATGATTACAgatgatcataataaggagtTGGAATAG